One genomic window of Sphingobacterium oryzagri includes the following:
- the rplC gene encoding 50S ribosomal protein L3: MSGIIGKKVGMTSLFDAEGKNIPCTVIEAGPCVVTHIRTVEKDGYVALQLGYDDAKEKNTTAPLKGHFAKAGVTPKRKLVEFKTFEDEKQLGDIVDVTIFAEGEYVDVVGTSKGKGFQGVMKRHGFGGVGGATHGQHNRLRAPGSLGASSWPSRVFKGMRMAGRTGGERVKVQNLQILKVYADQNLIVVSGSIPGAKGSYVIVDK; this comes from the coding sequence ATGTCAGGAATTATTGGTAAAAAAGTAGGAATGACCAGCCTGTTCGATGCGGAAGGGAAGAATATCCCTTGTACAGTAATTGAGGCTGGGCCGTGCGTGGTAACGCATATACGTACGGTAGAAAAGGATGGCTATGTGGCTCTTCAACTTGGCTATGATGATGCTAAGGAAAAGAACACGACAGCGCCTTTAAAAGGACACTTCGCAAAAGCGGGCGTGACTCCTAAGCGTAAACTAGTTGAATTCAAAACTTTTGAAGATGAGAAACAACTAGGTGACATCGTGGATGTAACTATTTTTGCTGAAGGCGAGTACGTAGACGTAGTCGGTACTTCCAAAGGTAAAGGTTTCCAAGGTGTAATGAAGCGTCACGGATTTGGTGGTGTAGGTGGTGCGACTCACGGTCAGCACAACAGACTACGTGCTCCAGGTTCATTAGGTGCTTCTTCTTGGCCTTCACGTGTATTCAAAGGAATGCGTATGGCGGGTCGTACAGGTGGCGAGAGAGTAAAAGTTCAAAACTTACAGATTTTGAAAGTTTACGCGGATCAAAACCTAATTGTTGTTAGTGGTTCCATTCCAGGAGCTAAAGGTTCATATGTAATCGTAGACAAATAG
- the rplD gene encoding 50S ribosomal protein L4: protein MEVNVLNLSGKETGAKVQLPESVFGVKPNDHAIYLDVKQYLANQRQGTHKSKQRNEIAGSTRKLHKQKGTGGARAGSIKSPLFNGGGRVFGPQPRDYSFKLNKKLKQVARKSALSYKAQENNILVLDAVSFESIKTKNYVSLINALNVADEKTLLVLPAYDNNVYLSSRNVKKAKVIAASDLNTYDVLNATKILLTADSVKTLEEAFAK from the coding sequence ATGGAAGTTAATGTATTAAATTTATCAGGTAAAGAAACAGGTGCCAAGGTGCAACTGCCTGAGTCAGTATTCGGTGTAAAGCCTAACGACCATGCGATCTATTTGGATGTGAAACAATACTTAGCGAACCAACGCCAAGGAACTCACAAATCTAAACAACGTAATGAAATCGCGGGTTCTACGCGTAAATTACACAAACAAAAAGGTACTGGTGGCGCTCGTGCGGGCTCTATCAAATCTCCATTGTTTAATGGTGGTGGTCGTGTATTCGGTCCTCAACCACGTGACTACAGCTTCAAATTGAACAAAAAATTAAAGCAAGTAGCGCGTAAATCAGCATTGAGCTACAAAGCACAAGAAAACAATATTTTGGTGTTAGATGCGGTAAGCTTCGAATCTATCAAAACTAAAAACTATGTGTCTTTGATCAACGCGTTGAACGTAGCTGACGAAAAAACATTATTGGTTTTGCCAGCATACGATAACAATGTTTATTTATCAAGCAGAAACGTGAAGAAAGCAAAAGTAATCGCAGCTTCAGATTTAAACACTTATGACGTGTTGAACGCTACGAAAATTTTGTTGACGGCAGATTCT